TCAGAAAGCCCGCCACTAAGTCCCCTGAATCATTCAACTAGACTTCCCTAGTTTATTGCAACTAGAtttcccagtatttttttaatttgccataAGTTCTCTTCCCACATCTTAGCCCTAACTAAGAAAGCTAGGTTTCTCATAATCGATGCTACTTTCCTCAAAAGCCTGTCCAGTGGTGTCTACTCTTTCACCCAAAGTAGTACAAATCTTAAATTTCCCTAATTTACAGAGCAAGAAAAATGTCAATACAACTTCTTGCTCCCCACTTTACTGCTTGATCATTTATCACTCAACTACCTGTTCTTCGAAATGCATGCATTGGTGGGGTACCTAGACGGcccaatcagttaagcatctgcctttggctcagatcatgatctcagggtcctggaatcagaccccacactgggttccctctccctcattcccctgctcaggctctctctctcaataaataagtaaaatcttttaaaacaatgaaaggcATACATTTGCTTTACCCCATCCTTTCTTTACTTTTGAAGGGATGAAGACTCAACCAATGCCACGGGCATTTTTCAACTCAGCATGTGTTTACACCAGCCTGAGTTGTTGCCTGGCTGTCTTCATTCACCTGTTCTCACCCTGCATTCTAGATGGGTTTCTTTTGCTATGTTCAACAacatgcattcaacaaatatttttgtcagAAGAGCTTAAGAGTAAAGTCAAGGAAGACAACAAAAAGTAAGGTAAAATAGAGTACTTGTTGGGCTACAACGCACATGAGCTTGCTTCTTATGTAAAATGTGGTTGATagtagtacctacctcacagagtaattgaagattaagtgaaatgaAGTATGTCAAGAACTAAGAATAGGGCTTGACATATAGCAGATGTTAACAATTACTAATAGTCTATTCTCCATAGAGCCTAAGCAAACATATTAAACCATTCTAATATCCAATCTAACTTAATTCTTTAAACTAGCACACTCAACACTGACTTGTATTAGTTAATGCTGTAATAAACCTTTTTAGAAAGATATAAACATGGGTGTGTTTATATGGCTCAAAAGAAGGCaatttttctccttgcttttctaCTGAAATTACCTTCACATCAGTCACTAAAGATCTATTTTTGAAACTTTATGaactttttaaagctattttagaACTACTTTCTAACCTCTCTTTTGAACTACTTTTCAACCTCTCAACACTCTCTTCCCCTTTGGATTCTTTGATGgcactttgattttctttctacctctctgACCATCTCTTTTTTTGTCTCCACAGCAGGATCTCCTTCCAATGGTTGCCTCATGAATTCTAGTATTTCTTAAGGTCCATTACTACTTTTCGCTGCTTCTCAAAGTCTCTGCAATGTGCTATGATACCTTTCTATCCTATCTCTTCTGTGGACTACTGCAATACTCTAAATGGTATCCTGGTTCCTAGTTTCTCCCAATTCCAGTATACTCTTCATGCTGccaccagaattttttttaatgtctaatgTTTGTGAAAAGACCTCCATTACTGcctattttctcaaaaaaaaaaaaaagaaagaaagaaagaaagaaaaaagaaagagaaggaaagaaaaaaagaaaaagccccaaACTTCAGCACACCATACAGGCCCTTTATTTTACCCCCACCAATCCCCCCAATCTCATTTCATCTTGTTCCCCTACTCCCTCAGAACTCCAAACACGTGGAAAACTTCATTGTCCATATTACAACATGCCGTTAGGCAAATCTCTGcctttccacatttcctcttcctcAAAAGCCTGTTTTCCCTGTTCCCAACCACTTCCTGATCCAACTCCCTTTCTCTATTAAGCATTTACCACATTAATTTACCATGTCTATTccctaaggaaaataaaagcatcccAAGTATAGGGAAatggctttttcttctctttagctCCAGAATCATAAGCTCAACAAAAATTTAATAACTCAATTGTGAAGAATCAACAttaaagtgatttctttttaagagctgcagttttaaaatttctccttagGTGGAACTGAGTGTAAGAAATAAGATGCAAGTAAAACATTCAAACTCACATCTCAAGGTAGATATTGAGAGACAGAAGATAAGGACAACAGTGCAGAATATTTGAAATCTGGACTACCCTGGAACTTCAAGGTTGTAGGACCATGGTTGTAGATATACAGAACATATCTGACCTTACCCTCCCTCCTTAGAAAACCTTCAATGGCTTCTTAAAGCCTCATCCTTAACTGGCACAGAGGCCTCCATAATAAACTTGCCTCCATCTACTTACAGCCTCATCTCCCACTACTCTCTACCCTACTTTCTGAACTTCAGCGTTACATATCtccttccccactttttttttttcctaagcaaatGCCAGTGATGTTCTTTCATATATTCTCCTACCTCAAACGAGTTCATTCTATCCTTTCACTATCAGCCCGAGGATTCCTTAAGTCACCTCCATTATACGGTGACAGAGTATGAGTCCATTTTATCACATTATATTTGGAAGGCAACACAGTGTGATATTATGATAATGGATTATGGGTTCTTCAGTATATTTAACCTCTTTTGTCTTGCTTTCCTTGACCATAAAATTGAGACAACAGTGTACATACTTCATAAGATGATTGAAGGGATTAAAGGAGATAGttcatgtaaagcacttagaattgTGTTGCTATAAAAAAAGCCCAATATATGTCTGTAGTTATCAACCATATTTCATTTGATGTcacccttccccctacccccaacaaCTTCGCTGCTTCTCTAGCCCAGGAACCACATCAGCCAGATTCATTTCTGTATTATTGGCCTTGGGACAGGATTTTGAACACAGCAGGTTTTTAATATATGATCTGTAAAAATAAACTGGCAAAGCCTCGTGTTCTACATTTGCCTTACTAGCTCAAAGACTGCAAATTACTCATCCCACCTATGCTTCGTTTACCCTCACGAAAAATGTAGTACCCACTTTAACGAGCTTGTGTATTAAAATAAGGGGACGCATCTACCAAAGCACATTGCCCATCTTCAAATACTGTACCAACGGCAAATGTTTATTAATCAAGCGAAGGTCCTCGTCTTCCCTCCCCTCCGGCACGTCTCGTCCCGACCCCGCCTTCCTCCCAGCCCACACCCTTACTGCGCCCTTGGCCCCGGGTCCCTCGGGACTTCAAGCGTGGGAGCCACGGACCCGCGAGGCTCCCTCCCAGCGCCCCgcgccctccttccttccttgcccgGACGGACGCACTTCCGGCGGATGGGGGGGGACCCCGGAAACGGAAGTGAGCGGCGGGGCCGACTGACGGTAACAGGGCTGAGAGGCTGTTCACAGAGCAAGTGAAGATGGTGAGTGAGACCCTGGGCGACCTGAGTTCCCGGTGGGCTCGGGACCCTGGCCCGGGAGAAATGGGCCGCCGCCTCCTATCTCGTCCCGggatggcggcggcggcgggaggatGAGGCCGGCCTCGGGCGCCATGATCTGTCGAGTCACGGGGTTGGGGGTTTCGTGGCTGTCGTCCGGGCTGGGCTCTGGCACCGGTCCCGCGAGCAACGCTTCGGCTTCATTTACTTCACTTGTTTCTCTCGATGTGCGCCCTCTCAACCGGGAGACCCCCATCAcgccccggccccctccccaTAGTTGGCGCGGAGCTGGCAAGGACAGATCTGAAAGTGCAGCGTTGTTCAGTGGTGTGTGCTGCGGCGCCGCCGACTGACTACGCTTCCCATGAGGGGCAAACCTTGGGGGCCCAAAGCCCTCGAATTCCTCACTCACCCCAGGCCGCGGAACTGCTTTGCTAACAAACCCAGCTATAAAGTCTCCTTTTTATCTTTCACCTTTACAGACATTTTGGGGAACCTGTGTATGCCAGAAGTTGGAGGGGGAAAAATCGAGACGTTTGTTACTCCCCGTTTGTCAGTATTGTTAGTgcatcctccccactcccacccacttTCTATCTTTCTAACTTTAAAATTGGGATGCTTGGGAAAGACTCCTGAAGGGCCGCGGCCTCTGACTCTGATACTAGGCCATCTAACTCTAGAAAATTTCTGTTGGTAATATTGCTGATCTTTGTGAAGAGGTCTTATAAACACTTTGAGGTCTAGTGGTACTTAACTTCTCATAGATTTGTTTTCCTCTGCTGCTTTAATAGAAACATCAGGTCCCAATCCTGATACTTTACAGAAGGAAATTGGGTGAAATCATGACAGTAAAGCCCAGAAATCCGAattctccctttctttgtttGTAGAAGaaacttttcttctcttactttaTAATAAAGCAGTCTGAGAAGAGGAGAATGTTTATGTGGGAAGGTACCAGGAGATACATTTGGAAAGCTGCAGTCATATAACTCTAGATGTGGAAAGAGTTCAGGCACCTGGAGGGATGAGTAAAAGGGGCCAGAGAGATTGTGTGCCTTGATCATAGTCACATAGTACGTTAGAGACAGTTGCATTAGGTTCAAGATTCTTTTCCTGATCAACCTTGACTTCTCTGTAGGGAGGTCTGTTTTGTAGGTTCCTGAGTTCCAGGCTAAGAttgttggatttatttttcaaagaagacattggCAAATCAGTGAAAGGTTTTATAACAGCTTGGTGGTAGATATTGTACGTTTTAGGAAAACCTTGAGTTGCGGAAGTAGAAAATGGAAAAGTCTAGAGACAGCAAGACCCAGTCAAGTGCTGTTAAAGTTACCCAGGTGTGAGATCCTGAAGTAGAATGGTAGATTGAAGAAACTCTGAACAGGATAAAGTACCTGACaacataaaatacagataaattaagaaatcaaCTTAAAATGCTGGTTTCTCAGAGTAGTTTCTCCTAGAATAGTGTAAGGGGATACCAAACTACCTGTCgctgttttaaattttcctgCAGAATCACAGCAATATTGTACTTGAGCAACAAGTGATTAGAAGTCAGCTTTTGTGTTTTACCTGTTGTAATGTTTATtgcatttatttgcttgtttaattTATCTTCATTAGACTAAACCCTGGAAGGTAGGTGTATATCTTCAGCATCTACCGGAGTACCTGCCACAtagtagatgtttaataaatatttggtgatcAAATTTTTATGGTATAGATGTGTAGGGTGATAATAAACCAATACCAGATATACTGGGAGTCTTTgttcttgtttggttttgtttataatGTACTGATTAGATTGATTTTTCATAGGGAGTACCCTGTTCTAAAGACCAAATACTTTCTGAATGTCTCTGTTTTTTACCCTTGGCTTCTGTGACCACCTTCTAGCTAGCCTGTTATTAATCCCATTCTCTTGTTCTTCATTAAGGAATTGCATTCTGTCCTCGACTATTCTCATTCTGTGCTAGTCATTCCAACCTAAGCAAGGGATCTTTCCAATGAGAGTAAATCTGATCCTGTCATAACCCTCAGAGGCTCTCTAtcaatttcagaataaaaaacctgaatttctttgcatgtttaagcctttttgtttttttcattttgccagCTTTGGTTTACTTGATATGTAGTTAGCTGGTCATGTTAAACTGCTTATAgcttgtttatttatatttttgtacccTTACCCATGTTCTTTTTTCCTGGAATGCCTTTCAATATGACAGTATTCAGAGATCAATCAGAAATCCTTCCTACCCCCAAATTTGATATTATTTAATGTACCATGTATAATCATTCTACCATAATGTAAAGGCTCATCATAATTGTCTAGACTGTGGGCCTTTTGAGGgcagagactttattttttttgtctagtGCTTATACAGTGTTTTTTATGTAGATGTTCAGTgtgagttttaaaacattttttgtatttaatagtgtttttatttgtgttgtaGAATGCCAGAGGACTTGGATCTCAGTTAAAGGACAGTATTCCGGTTACTGAACTTTCAGCAAGTGGACCTTTTGAAAGTCATGATCTTCTTCGAAAAGGGTATATGGGGGAATTGTGACTTTGACTTTGTTACaataaaatgtttctgtgaaTTCTTTTTCACAGTATTCTTTAACTATTTTGATAgaccataaatatatatttaatttgggaCATAGCAAATAGTATAGGGACTTAGACTTAGGGAGGGTGGGAGTGGATGTTTTTTGTAATAGAGGAAGTCTTAACAGTAGTAGGATTGGATAGGGCATCCTTCAAGGAGCTGGTACCCAGTGGCATGACTTGGTATGGTTCTTCTTTTTGCTACTGCTAACTTGGAGAGCCGTTTGTGTCCTTATTAACTACTGGAGTAATTCTCTGGGAGAAACTAGAGCACAGCAGTTAAGAGCCTACTCAGGAGTAAGATGCCTGGGTTTTGATTCTGGCTCTGCTCTTTACTAGATGTGTGACTTCAGGCAGGTAACTTAATTGTTCTATGTCTTAATATctatatctgtaaaatagggccGTTAATAgtataaatttcattttgagaaataaaagagttaatacatgaaaaatatttagaacagtACCTGACATTAGTTCGCCCTCAGTAAGTGTTAGTTGCTGTTACTTTACTTTTCTAGCTTCAGCACACAGTTGTACCCCTTCCTTTGATTTCCCTCCATGTTTCTATAAGTTTAGGTCTCAATTTCTGGTACTTATTGACAGGCTGCTTTTCTACTCAATCATATAAGGGTAGTGCCTACCCCTGTAaacatttgttttgaatttttgaattttatctgTAACTTTAAGGTATTTTGGTCTTACTATAATAAAATGTCATTCTAATGGTGGTGTCTGGGGACGGACCTAATGCTTCATtattgtctttccattttctagTGAAAGATGCAGTTTATAGTCTTTGGAATTGGAGATATAGTTTGATTTATGGTATGGTATAATCAAATTCATAAAACTAGTCAGTAACCAGGTTCTGatgatttcttatatatttatttttttccacctaaaatgctcctttttcttcctggttaGACTTTAAGATTGCTGTGAACACAGCCATTTTCAAATTCTGCTTCTAGGATAATGTTCTGTACAAAGACAATATGCAATGAATGATTGTTGCAGGTTCTTTTCAGCTCTCAAATCCCATTTTGGCAATAAGCATAGTCCTCTTTGTGTATCTAGAGTGTTAAAGACCAGTGGCCTGGTTCTAATAATGTATGACCTTATATAGTAGGTATTTAGTAAATGTCAAACATACTGTTCagcatgtatttattaaaaatatattaaatattgaatatgCATAGACCTGAACAGAAGAGGTGtagttgtttttaagattcatttatttattcgaggGTGGGGCatgtgagtgtggggagggacagaggatggGAGcaaatcttcaagtagactcctcactgagtgtggagcctgatgcggggtacaatcccacgaccccgagatcatgacctgagctaaaaccaagagttggacactcaactgactgagccatccaggtgcccctggattttttttatataatataggAAGCATGTCAtcaaataatagtaattttaaacATACTTTGTTAAATTTCTTCCAGACGTAGGGCATCATTTAACACTGTTTTTCGAAGGGTTCACCCTACTGAATTGACCACTAGTATCTATaattgctgctttttaaaaagattttatttatttgtcagagaaagagcacaagcagagggagatgcaggctccctgctgagcaaggatcccgtttctggacttgatcccagtactctgggatcctgacctaagctgaaggcagacacttaatcaactgagccactcaagtgtccCTAATTGATACgttttaaaacatttatcataTATAGTAAATTTGACCTTTTTAAAAGTGTTACATAACTCATTATGTTATAATTCACagtaatatgaattttaataaatatatcaatCCCTGCAACCATTGccataatcaagatacagaagCGTCATTGTTCCTAAAAACTCCCTTGTGCCATTCCTTTATACCTATTGATATACCAGTTATACCTGTTGATAGATGCAATTGAGtgatttataatcttttttaaatttttttttcagcctacCTTGtgtgaaaaatgaacttttgccCAGTCATCCTCTtgaattatcagaaaaaaatgtaagtatgttatccatgtttctatttttatcctCTAGTAGAAGAATATGCTTTTAGTAATACATAGTTTCatttattaagataattttaatgTTGAGCATTTGACCATGAAGAATATGAGGACTTACTTTCAATATCCTTGTAGAGCAGGCTTTGAATTATCATTAAACTGCTTCACTAAAGCTTCTTttctacacattctttttttgtcttttttatggaCTATTTTAACTAggctctactcccaacatggggattaaactcaagaccttgagattaagagtcccatgctctaccaactgagccagtcagtaTGCCCCTGTATGGACATTTCTAAAGACCAATCCCCCTTTCCATTCCTCTCATAATATTTCCTCATTTGATGACCctgttttcctttataattttcctCTGCCATTTTTGCTATTGACAGAGTCCAATCTCTAGCCTTGACCTCTTTCTCCAAGTTACTGAGGGTTGTATTCTCTTGCTAGGCACAGTAGGTACACAGATGAGTGTGACATAATCCCCGTCCTTGAGGGGCTGAAAATTTAATGGGAGGACAAGCAGTGGATAGGGGCTTCATAAAATGGTTTAGAGGACCAAGATGGAGCAGCCATCTGTGCAGAGGGCTGCTGGGAGGCTTTGTAGAGGAGTAGACATTTGAATGGCTGTGGACCAGTATCAACCAGGTTAATAGATAGGGAAGGGTCACCCCCAAAGAGGGTATATCCATGTTCTAAAGACAAAGACTTTCTAAATATACGTTCAGAGCAGGAAGAAAGAGGTATCTTACTACTTCAGGAAGATGGTGCAGTGTTGTTACTAATAATATGGGGCTCAAATCAAGGGAGATTACATTCTCACTTTCTCAAGTATTAGCCTGGCCATTAGTTTTGGAATATTGATTCAGTTCTGAGCAATACATGTTAAGAGAGACATTGACAAATCAGAGTGACACTGGCCCAAATGGTGATGAAGAGTTTAAAAATTGCATAGATCATTTGAGACTCAGTTTACATCAGCTGCTTCTGTGTAGTCTCCTTAATCACTTAACCAGCTAATGGCAGCCTCTTGAAATTCTGTGCCACTTATTAACTATTATAAGTCCTTTGGCATGGGTTGTGTAATTGAACTATGTAAGTTTAGATTCTTGACACCATACTTAGCAGCTGAGTGAACTTGGGCAAATTCCTTAATCTCTGTTtaagtcttagtttcctcatctgtaaaatggagttaatgatAGCCCATGCCTTGGCATATGCTGGCTTAGAGTAGCTCTCCATGATCGGGAGCTGTAGTAGTGATGGTGATGGAAGATGACCATCCTTATTtataccagtggttctcagctagGGATGATTTTACCTCCTCCAGGGAACATTTGGAATGTCTGACTGTCACAAGTAGTATTGGAAGAGAAGGATCTTTGGTCCTGGCATCAATCGGATGGAGGCCAGAGACACTGGTAAACATCCTGCAATGTAAAGGACAGTCCCCATCCACACAACAAATAATTGTGTAGCCCACcatgtcagtagtgccaagggTTGAGAAGCCCTGATCTATATGTAATGTCTTCCCAGTTCGATTATATAACCTCCTCCATGGCAGACTGTTTTGTGGTTTGTTGCCACCAAGCTAAATCCTCATTTTGCCTGTGGTTGCTAATAACTAAATACATGTTGATTGATAATTATAGTTTGACATCATATTAAAAGATGGACATATTCATCAAAgtttataaaattgaattttttacaTAAAACTATATTTACTTATGAGGATAGCTCAGTATTTAACAGAAATCCTTCAGTGAGAACTTCAGATTATATACCCATAATAAGAGTTAAAATTTTATACTCTAgctaaagtaattaaaaaacatGTCACTGGGTACCTTATCTTAGACTTAATGTATATGGCCTCTGGTCATGTCTTAAGTGGGCACTAATCTATCAGTAGGTTTTTGATCAAAATTATTCCCCATGCCCATGACCTAAAATCTTATCAAGAGAATGTAGTATAATAAAAATTGATCACAGAAATCACTTTATCTTACTGTAAGTACTTTAACTTGGACAGACCTTTGTAGTAGTCTGCAAATCATATCCACTACCCATTTTGGAAAACTAGATTAGGATTCATGGGTCAAGTTGATTCATTTTGCCTAAAGTACATTAGATTACAGTCAGTTTTTTAGAAGTAATATTAGTGTTTAGTAGAAGTatgattctagaaaaaaaattgcttattaGCACCCAATACAAACTGGACAAACTTTAGAGCTTTGGGTCTCCCTGCCACCTGGGAATCTATTACCCCAACAAGTGGAGTTTAAACATTGTACTTAATTAACAGGGTGGTATCATGGGTTAGACTATTTCCTTTGTGAAATCTTTTGAATTACATACTTGCATACTTAGAAATTCACTGCTTTTGTCACTTGTATGTAACGGTTTCTCATTTATACCTTTCctttgttttacagttttgtggtaattctaataaaaaaacactgaaatattttgtaaatatgttttttcaATGTGGAAAACATTCCTTAATTTATCAGTTCTGTAAATCCAAATTTTGGTGATAATTTAACATTGGTGAAGTACACGTGCATGCTGGATAAAACAGACATTtatgttctaaaatttattgacaaaattaataaaagtactttgttttaatttcagttatggatattaaaattctttaagtGTTGTGCTACATACGTATTTGTGCTGTTTTGAAAGCAGAATGTTGCGTGTAACATTTGAAATTACATTGTTTGCCTTCGTAGTTTCAGCTCAACcaagataaaatgaatttttctacACTAAGAAACATCCAGGGTCTGTTTGCTCCACTAAAATTGCAAATGGAATTCAAGGCAGTGCAGCAGGTGAGTTTATGGATGTCAGTTACGACATGTGTGTGTTGCTGTGGATTGGAAGGATTCTTCTCTAGGACTAGCCCCATAACCCTTACCTTCTCTGCAGTCCATTCTACTTTGCCCCTTTCCAGGATATGACCTC
Above is a genomic segment from Lutra lutra chromosome 3, mLutLut1.2, whole genome shotgun sequence containing:
- the POMP gene encoding proteasome maturation protein codes for the protein MNARGLGSQLKDSIPVTELSASGPFESHDLLRKGLPCVKNELLPSHPLELSEKNFQLNQDKMNFSTLRNIQGLFAPLKLQMEFKAVQQVQRLPFLPSSNLSLDILRGNDETIGFEDILNDPSQSELMGEPHLMVEYKLGLL